A genomic segment from Vibrio panuliri encodes:
- a CDS encoding carbon-nitrogen hydrolase family protein, whose protein sequence is MNSNSLLIALAQVPIEDGEIEVNLRQHLHAINQAATLGADIVVFPELSLSGYQISRADELSLEAKHSVLRDLSDAAVTHQITVIAGCFLKRGKNKPAISAAICKPTGELDFYAKQYLHGDEKKYCRAGQHNYYLRIKGYKLALAICADFTHPLHSSEADEDEADVYLVSALISTKGYADDSEILSQIARKHRFPVLLSNYIKPTAGWQVAGNSAVWDQEGVNIFTASSEQADLSLIDITGHVISGKSYPIERKE, encoded by the coding sequence ATGAATTCAAATAGTTTACTTATTGCGTTAGCCCAAGTGCCAATCGAAGATGGTGAGATTGAAGTTAATTTGCGTCAGCATTTACATGCGATCAACCAAGCAGCGACGTTGGGTGCAGATATTGTAGTGTTTCCAGAATTGTCTTTATCGGGGTATCAAATTAGTCGAGCGGATGAACTCAGTTTAGAGGCGAAACACAGTGTGTTGCGTGACTTATCTGACGCCGCAGTTACGCACCAAATCACGGTTATAGCGGGTTGTTTTCTAAAACGAGGCAAAAACAAACCTGCAATTAGCGCTGCCATATGTAAGCCAACTGGAGAGCTGGATTTCTACGCGAAACAGTATTTGCATGGCGATGAGAAAAAGTATTGCCGCGCTGGTCAGCACAATTACTATTTGAGAATTAAAGGCTATAAATTAGCGTTAGCAATTTGTGCAGACTTTACCCACCCACTGCACAGCAGCGAAGCGGATGAAGATGAAGCGGATGTGTACTTGGTTAGTGCGCTGATTTCCACTAAAGGATATGCGGATGACAGTGAAATTCTGTCACAGATAGCCAGAAAGCACCGTTTCCCAGTGTTACTTTCCAACTACATTAAACCAACAGCGGGTTGGCAGGTGGCGGGTAACAGCGCGGTGTGGGATCAAGAAGGGGTTAACATTTTTACCGCCAGCAGTGAGCAAGCCGATTTGAGTTTGATAGATATTACAGGCCATGTGATTTCCGGGAAATCCTATCCAATAGAGAGAAAAGAATGA
- a CDS encoding metallophosphoesterase family protein encodes MLKYAILSDIHSNSYALKAVLEHAQSQGVERYINLGDILYGPIAPRATYDLLQTIDATTICGNQDRQIFQATPEEIDANPTMQFILQDLGPEPIQWMKTLPFDSQITQDIYACHGSPQDDMVYLLEDVSSGSPSLREDSEIKKLLGGNTSPIILCGHTHIARCVELSSGQLVINPGSVGMPAYTDEEPHLHSMETYSAKASYAILSQQSNGAWNVALHKISYPVKTSARLAEQRQRLDWVHFLTTGRGLQY; translated from the coding sequence ATGTTAAAATATGCAATATTGTCGGATATACATAGTAATAGTTACGCTTTAAAAGCCGTGTTAGAGCACGCTCAATCCCAAGGCGTAGAACGTTATATCAATTTAGGTGACATTCTTTACGGGCCGATCGCGCCCAGAGCCACCTACGATCTTTTGCAAACCATTGATGCGACAACCATCTGTGGCAACCAAGATCGCCAAATATTCCAAGCGACTCCAGAAGAAATTGATGCCAACCCAACGATGCAGTTTATTCTGCAAGATTTGGGGCCCGAACCAATCCAATGGATGAAAACCCTGCCGTTTGATTCTCAAATCACCCAAGATATCTACGCTTGCCATGGTTCCCCTCAAGATGACATGGTTTACCTATTGGAAGATGTTTCGTCAGGTAGTCCCTCATTACGCGAAGATTCCGAGATCAAAAAGTTACTTGGCGGGAACACATCACCGATCATTTTGTGTGGTCACACCCATATTGCACGTTGTGTTGAGTTATCAAGCGGACAACTGGTGATAAACCCGGGTAGCGTAGGTATGCCTGCGTATACCGATGAGGAGCCCCACCTCCACTCGATGGAGACATACAGTGCTAAAGCGAGCTATGCAATATTGTCACAGCAAAGCAACGGGGCATGGAATGTCGCGTTACATAAAATTTCGTATCCAGTAAAAACTTCGGCGAGATTAGCCGAGCAAAGGCAAAGATTAGACTGGGTACATTTTCTGACCACAGGCCGTGGTTTGCAGTATTAA
- a CDS encoding aspartate/glutamate racemase family protein — translation MKTIGLIGGMSWESTASYYKALNQGIKQQLGGLHSAKICLYSVNFHEIEQLQHQGKWQETAEILTDSARAVEAGGADFILICTNTMHKVVPQIEPYISKPILHIADATAEKLLADGISKVGLLGTRFTMEQDFYKQRLIDKFGIEVLIPDDQQRTLVHDVIYQELCKGEINSSSRKEYLAIVDDLAQRGAQAVILGCTEIALLVEPQHTDVKLYDTTQIHANAAVTWALSE, via the coding sequence ATGAAAACAATTGGTTTAATCGGTGGAATGAGTTGGGAGTCAACAGCCAGTTACTACAAAGCGCTGAATCAAGGAATTAAGCAGCAGCTAGGCGGGTTGCATTCAGCCAAAATATGCCTTTATAGCGTTAACTTTCATGAAATTGAGCAACTGCAACATCAAGGGAAATGGCAGGAAACCGCAGAGATCCTGACAGATTCAGCACGCGCGGTGGAAGCTGGTGGGGCTGACTTTATTTTGATTTGCACTAACACTATGCATAAGGTTGTGCCGCAAATTGAGCCGTATATTTCCAAACCCATTTTACACATTGCCGATGCAACGGCAGAAAAGTTGCTTGCTGATGGTATTTCAAAGGTGGGTTTATTGGGCACTCGGTTCACGATGGAGCAAGATTTTTACAAGCAGCGGCTTATCGATAAGTTTGGTATTGAAGTGCTGATCCCTGATGACCAGCAACGAACCCTAGTGCACGATGTGATCTATCAGGAGCTATGCAAAGGTGAAATCAACTCGAGTTCGCGCAAAGAGTATCTAGCGATTGTCGATGACTTAGCTCAACGCGGCGCTCAAGCGGTTATCTTAGGCTGCACAGAAATTGCCTTGCTTGTCGAACCGCAGCACACTGACGTAAAGCTATACGATACAACACAAATTCACGCTAATGCCGCGGTTACATGGGCTTTATCAGAGTAG
- a CDS encoding LysR family transcriptional regulator — translation MINTRLITLLPDLATFILIVNQGSFTAAAKQLEVTPSALSKLITRLEKALSIKLFERTTRKLVITPAGQRVYDQALLMVNAAQQAVDLSESDHTEASGSITVAAPEAFLNSVLQPLVIPFLTQYPEIELKLRVADGEIDLLRDRIDIAFKLTDKPDENLVLKEIGKTHLRLCASPSYIEKYGMPFHPNELDTHQCLCLAERERDNIWDFFKDDEYHSLPVRGRYAVNHSQMRLNGVKNGLGIGIFHDFVITDALRDGSVVEVLNDWTIKSNYHGSIAMQYPQTQYMPARIRAFIDFAVEHLSATLN, via the coding sequence AGACTTGGCGACATTCATTCTGATTGTTAACCAAGGCAGTTTTACCGCCGCTGCCAAGCAATTGGAAGTAACGCCTTCAGCATTGAGTAAGTTAATCACTCGGTTAGAAAAAGCCCTATCAATCAAGTTATTCGAAAGAACGACACGTAAACTGGTCATTACCCCAGCAGGACAGAGAGTTTACGACCAAGCGTTATTGATGGTTAATGCAGCGCAACAAGCCGTCGATCTATCAGAAAGTGACCATACTGAAGCCAGTGGCTCGATAACCGTCGCGGCTCCAGAAGCCTTTCTCAACTCTGTGCTGCAACCTTTAGTCATCCCTTTTCTGACGCAGTACCCAGAAATTGAGCTAAAACTTCGTGTCGCTGATGGCGAGATAGATTTGCTACGCGACAGAATAGATATTGCTTTTAAGCTAACCGACAAGCCGGATGAAAATCTGGTTCTTAAAGAGATTGGCAAGACTCACCTGCGTTTGTGCGCGAGCCCAAGTTACATAGAAAAATATGGGATGCCTTTCCACCCAAATGAGCTGGACACCCATCAATGCCTATGTCTGGCTGAACGGGAACGTGACAACATCTGGGACTTTTTCAAAGACGATGAGTATCACTCGCTACCCGTTCGAGGTCGTTATGCGGTTAACCACTCGCAAATGCGCCTCAATGGAGTAAAAAACGGCTTAGGCATCGGTATTTTTCATGACTTTGTCATCACTGACGCCTTGCGTGACGGTAGCGTCGTCGAAGTGCTAAATGATTGGACCATCAAGAGTAATTATCACGGTTCTATTGCCATGCAATATCCACAAACCCAATATATGCCCGCACGTATACGAGCATTTATTGACTTCGCGGTTGAACATTTGAGTGCCACACTCAATTAG